The DNA region GGTGTGCTTGGTTTTGTTGATATGGCTACTGACATGGGGATGCCAAAAAACAATGAAGATTTTGGGCAAACATTAGGGGCTTACGGCGTAGGCACAGGGCCATATGTTGTGCTGCCTATTTTAGGGTCAAGTACGTTGCGTGACACGCTAGGTATTTATGCAGATACGTTTGTTGACCCTATTCAGCAAATTGATGACTCTGATGCAAGGTGGGCGACGATGGTGCTCAAAGGTGTAGATACCCGCGCTGATTTGATTAGAGCAAAGAAAATTGCAGACCAAGCTGCGTTAGACCCATATGAGTTTGAAAGGAGTGCGCACTTCCAGCGTCGTAATTATTTAATTTACGATGGAAATCCTCCGTTGGATGATGAAGATATTTTCGATGACGAATAATTAGAGTACACAAAAAAGCCCCGTTTAAACGGGGCTTTTTTTATTGCTTTAGCTGCAGCCTAAAGGTTATTTCATTTTCCACTGTAAAGGGGTTTCCTGACGAAAAGGCGTTAACGATTGTGTGCCAAAAGAATAGCTAGGCGGTGCTTGCCAGCTTTCTTTGCTGAGTGTCAACGTCTGTTTGTTTCTTGGTAAGCGATAAAAATCGGGCCCATAAAAACTACTGAACCCCTCCAGCTTATTTAGAGCGCCTTCTTTCTCAAAGGCCTCTGCATAAAGCTCAATAGCGGCATAAGCAGTAAAGCAACCTGCGCAGCCGCACTGGTTTTCTTTAGCCGTTGTTGCGTGGGGGGCGCTGTCGGTGCCTAAAAAGAATTTCGGGTTGCCACTGGTGGCCGCTTTAATCAATGCTTGCCTATGTGTTTCACGTTTTAAGATGGGTAGGCAGTAATTGTGTGGACGGATGCCGCCCGCTAATAAGTCGTTACGGTTGAAAAGGAGGTGTTGTGGTGTCAACGTGGCGGCGGTGTAGTTGTTTTCAAGTACAAAATCAACGGACTGCTGCGTTGTGGCATGTTCTAAAACAATGCGTAGCTCAGGAAATGTCTTTCTGATAGAGGTAAGGTATTTATCGATAAAGGCTTTTTCCCGGTCAAAAATATCAATATCTGTATCGGTGACCTCTGCATGGACCAATAACGGGAGATCATGTTTTTGCATTTCTTCTAACACAGGAAAGAGTGCGGATACATCTGCGACACCGTTAGATGAGTTAGTGGTGGCGCCTGCGGGGTATAGTTTTGCTGCAAAAATATAGTCACTTTGGCTGGCCTGTTTGATGTCTTCGATCGAGGTGTCGTTGGTGAGGTAGATCGTCATCAATGGTTGAAAGCTGCTTTTTTCTGGTAAAGCGTCTAAAATTCGTTGTCGATAAGCACTGGCTCGTTCAGCATTAACAATAGGTTGTGCCAAATTAGGCATCACAATGGCACGTTGAAACTGCCGGGCACTAAAAGCAACCGTTGTGTTGAGGGCGGGGCCGTCGCGTAAATGTAAATGCCAATCGTCTGGTTTAGTAATGGTCAGTTGAGTCGTCATATTTGTATCAATCGCATGATGAAGCTATAAAAGTGCGTTTATTTTACATACATTGCTTGCTATAGACCTCGTAAATCATTGAAAATACCCAGTTGTGTTTAGTGCAAGCGTATAACAAGAACAACCGATCAGTATTTGGAGTGAAAGAAATATGCCTATATATGAATACCAATGCGATGCATGTAAGCATCGTTGTGAAGCATTGCGTAAAATAAGTGATGCGCCATTAACAAAGTGCCCTGAATGTGGGGAAGATGCATTGAGCAAGCTTATGTCAGCCTCAGGCTTTCGTTTAAAAGGCGACGGCTGGTATGAAACAGACTTTAAAAGTGGAAAAAAGAAGAATTTAGCAGAAGGCTCATCAAAAAAGTCGAGCGAGACTAAATAATTACAGGCCTTTTCTGAAAAAGGTATATCTAGCGTGATAACTGTCAGGCTACTCAAAAAAACATAACGGTAAGGAAATAAAGATGATGCGTAGTCATTATTGTGGTGACATTAACGAAAACCACTTAGGGCAGGAAGTTGAGATTTGTGGTTGGGTACATAGACGGCGCGACCATGGTGGCGTCATTTTTATCGATTTACGTGACCGTGAAGGTATTGTACAAGTGGTGTTTGATCCAGATCGCGCTGATTCTTTCGCCACTGCCGAAACCGTGCGTGGTGAGTATGTATTAAAACTAAAAGGCCGTGTTCGCCCGCGACCAGAAGGTACTATTAACCCTAAAATGAAAACCGGTAAGGTTGAGTTATTAGGGTTAGAGCTAGAAATTCTTAATCGTTCAGAAACCACGCCAATTCAAGTTGATGGCGATATTGAAGTGAACGAAGAAACGCGTTTACGTTACCGTTATATAGATTTGCGTCGCCCAGAAATGCTAGAAAAAATTCGCTTGCGACGCGATGTAACGCTTAATTTACGTCGCTTTTTAGAAGACGAGGGTTTCTACGAAATTGAAACGCCTTTCTTAACAAAGGCAACGCCGGAAGGTGCGCGTGATTACTTGGTGCCGAGCCGTACGCATGAGAATAGTTTTTTTGCCCTGCCTCAATCGCCACAGTTGTTTAAACAGCTGCTTATGATTGCTGGTATGGATCGCTACTATCAAGTTGTACGTTGCTTTCGTGATGAAGACCTTAGAGCGGATCGTCAGCCAGAATTTACCCAGCTAGATATCGAAACTTCTTTTATGGATGAAGGAGAGATAATGGGTTTAATGGAAGGCATGGTTAGGCGTTTATTTAACGAGGTTATCAATGTGAAATTGCCAGAGCAATTTCCGCAGATGACGTACGAAAAAGCTATGGATGTGTATGGCACTGACCGTCCTGACTTGCGTAACCCATTGGTGTTAACTGATGTAGCTGATTTGATGGCAGCGGTTGAATTTAAAGTATTTTCTGGCCCGGCAAATAGTGATGATGGCCGTGTTGCGGCACTTCGTGTGCCAGGTGCGAGTAGCCTGAGTCGTAAGGATATCGATGGTTACACTAAATTTGTTAGCATTTATGGCGCAAAGGGTTTGGCGTATATCAAAGTTAATGATCGTGCGGCTGGTATTGAAGGGCTGCAATCGCCTATTTTAAAATTCCTGCCTGATGATGTAGTTGAAAACATCATGGACAGAACTGGCGCACAAACAGGGGACATTGTTTTCTTTGGAGCCGATAAAACTAAGATTGTTAATGAAGCATTGGGCGCTTTACGTGACAAAATTGGTCAAGATCAGGGTCTATTGGAAGGTGATTGGAAACCTGTTTGGGTGGTTGATTTCCCAATGTTCGACTGGGATGAAAAATCAAGTCGTTGGAATGCTATTCATCACCCATTTACTGCACCTTCTTGTGATGCTGATGAACTTAAAGCGAATACAGGTAAGGCCTTATCTAGAGCGTACGATTTAGTGCTTAACGGTACTGAAGTAGGTGGTGGCTCCATCCGTATTCATAAAACCGATATGCAGCAAGTGGTATTTGATTTGCTAGGAATGGACGCAGTGGAATCACAAGAAAAGTTTGGCTTCCTGTTGGATGCCTTAAAGTATGGGTGCCCTCCACATGGCGGTATGGCGTTTGGTTTAGATCGCTTGGTGATGCTGATGTCAGGTGCATCGACTATTCGTGACGTAATGGCGTTCCCTAAAACACAAACAGCTGCATGCCCGTTGACATCTGCACCGGCGACGGTTAGTGATGCTCAGTTAAAGGAGCTTGGTATTCGTTTAAGAAAACCCCCTGTGGTTGAAGAAAAATAAGGATCTGTGATGGCACTTGCTATACAAAATTATTCATTATTGAGCGACGAAGAATGTGATCAACGCATTCAAGCAGCTAAAGAAAAACTGGGTGAGCGATGTGTCATTTTAGGCCACCATTATCAGCGTAATGAGGTGTTTAAACACGCCGATGTAAGTGGTGACTCACTTAAGCTGTCTAAGTATGCAGCAGAGTCTAAAGCAGAATATATTGTGTTTTGTGGCGTACATTTTATGGCGGAGGTGTCAGATATACTGTCACGCCCAGAACAAATAACAGTGTTACCAGATCTAGCAGCTGGCTGCTCTATGGCAGATATGGCAAACCGTGCCAATGTAGAGCGTAGTTGGAAAGAATTAAATACTCTGATCAATGCAGATGAGCAAGTAACGCCCGTTACTTACATTAATTCAGCCGCGGACTTAAAGGCCTTTTGTGGGCAGCATGAGGGCATTGTTTGTACATCATCCAACGCGCAGCAAGTATTAGAGTGGTGTTTTGAAAAGCGTGAAAAAATATTATTTTTCCCCGATGAGCACTTGGGTAGAAATACCGGTTATCGCATGGGGATCCCACTTGAAGAAATGGTTGTCTGGGATTTTAATCAACCGATGGGTGGCTTAACAAAAGAACAAATTGAAAATGCAAAGATGATTCTTTGGAAAGGGTTTTGTTCTGTGCATCAAATGTTTCAAGACAACCAGATTGATGACTTTAAAAAGAAAAACCCGAATGCAATTGTTGTGGCGCACCCAGAAGCTAATTTTGAAGTGTGTGAGAAAGCCGATTATGTCGGCTCAACCGAAGCTATTTTAAAAACGGTTCGTGAAGGTAAAGCGAATACGCAATGGTTGATTGCAACAGAGCTGAACCTAGTCAATCGTCTTAAGGAAGAAGTGAAAGACCAAGGCAAGCAAGTTCATTTTATGTCTCCAACCGTTGCGATGTGTTCAACCATGTTTAGAACAGACCCTCAGCACTTAGCATGGGTGTTGGAAAATTTAGCTGAAGGGACTGTAGTTAATCAAATACAAGTCAATGATGATGACAAGCAAATGGCTAAAAAAGCACTAGAGAATATGTTATCGCTTTTTTAGAGGGTCACTATCTTTAGTATGTATGGCCTGCGAGAGAGGGCTGCCTACTAAAACATAAACCTAGTATAGTTTTCTAGCTATTAAAAAGAAGCGTCAGTCTTGTGAGGTGGACGAAAAATCAAGTTGGCTGCTCTCTTGATTTTGCTTTCTTTATCTTATTGAGTATATCCTTAATTTGTTTTAACTCAGTATCTCTGCGAAGGTGAGTTTTTTCGTTAGCAATGTCAATCCAGCCAATAACTTGCTCCGCATGTTCGAGTTGGTTTAGGCGAATTAAAATATCTGCCATTTCAAATAAAGGGTGTAGAAAGTTAGGGCTAATATCGTAGGCTTGCTGAAAGGTGTTGAGAGCGCCTAATATGTCCCCGCTAGCGCGTTGGGCCTTACCTTTCATGTAATAGTAAACAGCGTGCGTGGGTGCTTTTTTTATCACGACGTTTATCCATTCGAGATAATTTTTACGCAAAGGTGCACAAACCTCCTTTTTTAAACACCCGGCTATTTGGTCTAAGGCTAATTGTGTGGACGGGGTGAGCCTGTTGTGTTCAAGCCGTCTTAATGTTTCAACTTGTAAGGCGTTTGGTATTTTCTGATCGTGAATGGCTAAAATATTTTGATAATGCAGTGCGTAAGCGGATTCATTTGGCTCGAGAGTCATTGCTTTTTTTATGGCTTCAGTGGCAATTTCTATGTCGCCAGCCTGGTGCGCCGCATTACTGAGCAAAGCCTGTATAGCTGGTGAGTTTGGATGATGTTCTGCTTCATAATACGCCAATGACTGATAATTTCCCCATTGTTTTGAACGAAGCCAGGTGGTGCTGCCTAAGATAAGGGCAACAAAAACAATGCTTATAATAACTTTCTTGGTTTCTAGTTTGGCCAAAGGAATGAGGGAAAAAACAGCAATGATGATGCCTATAGACGGTAAATTGTTGCGGTGTTCATGAGCGATTTCTAAAGGAAAAAATGTGGACTCTAATAAATGCCCAATGAAAAACCATCCAATGCCTAAGGCAAATAATGGGTTCTTTTTTCGATAATAAAAAGCAGTTAGCAGTAGGCTCAATATGAAAATGATCGATGTGAGTGTCGTCCATGGTGATAATAATGACGTTGAAAGTGTAATGTCATCATGAAATAAACCAAAGCCATTAATGCGAGGAATGAGTATCAGTGAAAGATAAAAACACAGAACACGTGACTCAGTTAAAACGCGCTCTAACATAGTAAAAGGGCGGTTGTTAAAGCCACCAGAAGCATAATCAATAGCCCACCAAATAGTGGCGATAAATAAGCTGCCAATAACGACTAAACCCAAGTTTTGTTGTTGTTTCGTTAGTCGATTAATCACCGACCAAGGTTTCTCTTTTAAATAGAGAAGCAGTTCAATTAATATAATTATCAAGGGGATTAAAACAGCATTCTCTTTGCTAAATAGTGCGAGAAGCAAGCTCGTCAAGCTAGCAAAAAATAAGCACCCTATGCGCCAAGTATAGCCTTGAGATAACCAACGGTTACGAGCACAAAGGTAGAGAGTAATACAGCCTAGACTAAATAAGGTGCTCAGTGATGTCATGCGTTGTACGACATAGAGCACGCTGGTTAAGTTTATGGGGTGCAGCGCCCATAAGAGGCTAAGGCCACTGGCAAACAAAAAGGCTGTGTTTGTGTTAGGTGTGGTGTTGATTCGCTTAAATAGCTGAAAGCACAGAAGATAAACCAATAGCGCATTAAGGCAGTGGATGATGATATTAGTTAGCTTAAATGCGGATGCAACGTATCCGCCGGCAAAATAATAATTAAGAGCAAAACTTAGAACGGCAACCGGTCGTTTTAGTGGGCCAGCAGAGCCTGATAAGCTACTGTTATATAGACTATAAAAGGATAGATTGTCTATCCTAAGTAAAGAGTTGGAAATGATGTTTGATGTGTCGTCAAATAAGAAGGGGCTATTTAAGCCGGATAAATAAACTATATTGACAGTAAAAATTACAAGGCAAGCAAATAAAATGAAATATAGGGTTGTTTTCATAATAAAAAAGGCGGCTAGCTAGCCGCCTTTTTTTATTTGGGTGTCTTAAGTTTTTGGTCTATATTTTGCTGGGACAGCGTCACAGCTTCCATCGTCAGCTTCAACTTCCCACCGCAAGTTTCCTCCAGTGTTGTTGGGTCTAGTAGGGCTATAGACAAAACATCCTCCATCAGCCCCTTCGCTAGCGCTTGCTAAACCGCCTAGTTTATTGGTGCCAGTTCTTAGTTGCACGACTAAAATAGGGCCGGTTCCAAAGCTAATGTCTGACACGTATTCGCCAGCGACTGACGTAAGCCCTAATGATGCGCCACCAAGGTTTGCTTCTTCAATTCCGCTTAGCGTTCCGTTTTCGCTCCAATAAATTTCAACGGCTGTTTTAAATGCGCCTGTCAAAGAAGCGCCTTCACCTACGCGTGATTTAATAGTGTAGTCTTGGTAAGCAGGAATAGCCAATGCGGCCAAAATACCGATAATGGCAACCACGATCATGAGCTCGATCAGGGTGAAGCCCTTTTGAGCGCTATGTTTTATTGTTTGTAGATTTTTCATGTTGATATCCTTATTAATATGTCATAAATTTATATTGCAAAAAGTATAAAGCATTTTGTGTGCCGCTTATCTGTATTTATTAAATTATGCTAATAACCTATTGATTTTGTTTGTTTAAAATAGTTTTTTAATTTTTCGTCTACATCTTTCTAAAGTGTTTTATGTCATAAAGTGACGCTGAGGGTCAATTAGTGCTTAAGTGTCTAAACCTAGTTTTTTTAGTCGGTATCGTAAGGCACGAAAGGTAATACCTAGGTCTTTTGCAGCGGCTGTTTTGTTCCAGCGTGTTTTTTCTAATGCATTGACGATGGCTTCTTTTTCCAATGTGCCAAGGTAATCTTCCAGTGGCGCGTCTGATGATTCGCCACTTGCATTGGGCGATGACGCTGGGGTAGTGATTGAGTTAGGTATGTTATGCGGGGTTTCGGGCAGCTGTAAATCTGCCTGGTGAATAAGCCCATTTTCACATAGGGTAAATGCACGTTCGAGTATATTTTCTAGTTCGCGTACATTGCCAGGGAAGGGGTACTTTGTTAGGGCTTTTAGCGCATTTTCACTAAGGCTTATAGTAGTATTTCCATGTTCGGTATTTAATTTTTGTAAAATATGGGTGGCGAGCTGCTGGATGTCTTCCTTGCGTTCGCGTAGGGCTGGCAAAGGGAGTTCGATGACATTAATCCGGTAATATAAATCTTGTCGAAAGCTCCCTTTTTCAACAAGTTCGCTTAAGTTTTTATGAGTGGCACACAAAACCCTAGTGTCGATCACGGTTTCAGTGTCACTGCCGATGGGACGGATGGACTTTTCTTGTATGGCCCGTAATAGTTTAACTTGCATGTGTAGAGGGAGGTCGGCGATCTCATCTAAAAATAAAGTGCCACCATGAGCAAGTTGGAATAGCCCCTTTTTATCAGCGATAGCGCCGGTAAAACTGCCTTTTTTATGGCCAAAAAACTCACTTTCCATCAGTTCATGGGGGATGGCGCCGCAGTTAATGGGGACAAAAGCTTGATTGGCCCGAGGGCCTTTTTCATGAATTAGCTTGGCAACTAATTCTTTACCGGTGCCTGATTCACCACTGATATAAATGGGTGCTTGGCTGCGAGCAAGCTTTGCAATTTTGGCGCGTACGTTAGCCATCATCACAGAGTCTCCCAATAATTGATCGCGACTTCGTCGATCAACAGGTTCGTCAGTATCGTTTATCTTTATGGCGGAACTGACAAGGTTTTTTAAGCTTTTTAAGTCAACCGGTTTGGAAACAAAATCAAAGGCACCTAGCTTGAGGGCTTTGATAGCAACTTCCATACTGCCAAAAGCGGTAATAACAGCGGTGGGTGTGCTGGGGTAGTGTGTTTGTACATGCTTAACCAGCTCTAAGCCGTTACCATCTGGTAATTGCAGGTCGGTTAGGCAAATATCAAAAGAGTGGGTCTTTAACAGCAGCTTAGCTTCGCTAAGGTCGTGTGCTGGTTTGCTGGCGATGCCCATGCGTGACAGGGTGATTTCCAGTAACTCTAAAATGTCTGGTTCATCGTCGACAATAAGGGCGAGTGTTTGCGGCATTATCTGTTAAGAATGTTTAAATAAAAGGGTGAAGCAACTACCACCATTGGGGTTGGCTTGGTAACTTAATTTAGCATGGTTAAGTTCGGCTAGTTGACTGGAGATGTAAAGCCCAAGCCCTGTTCCTGAAGGGGATGTTGTGAAAAAGGGCTCAAAAATTTGTTCTGCTGTGGTTTCGTCCATGCCTTTACCTGCATCAGTGATTGAGATGTAAACCTGTTGATTGATAGGACTTATGCCTATCTGCATATAAATTATTTGTTGTTTGTCGACAAGTTGGCCATATTTTAGAGCGTTGCTACAAAGGTTGTCGATAATTTGTTTTAAATGGTTATTGTCAAATTGAATGGTTTTAACGTTCTGAGCAATGTTGATTTGTATGGGAGAGGTTTGCAAACCAAACTGTTCCATAAACTCTTTATCAAAATCGGCAATCCACTTGTCGAGTTTGATAGTTTCAATGTGGCTATCTTCTTGTCGTGAAAGTTGGAGTATGCTTTTTACAATACTGTTCACCCTATTGGTATGGTTATGGATAATATCGAGTAGTCGTAGGTCTTCTTTTTTAATAGAGGTGGATTCGGATAATAACTCGCCGGCATGGCTAATAGCACCGAGAGGGTTTCTAATTTCGTGCGCAATGCTCGCGGTAAGTCGACCCAGCGAAGCGAGTTTTTCTTGTT from Cycloclasticus pugetii PS-1 includes:
- a CDS encoding MlaA family lipoprotein produces the protein MFVAMAALLSGCASLTSQEENDPLEFVNRGVYKFNQKADEYVLEPVAKGYQYVTPDIVDQSITNFFSNLDDVVVFVNDILQLKFNQALSDGGRVLVNTTVGVLGFVDMATDMGMPKNNEDFGQTLGAYGVGTGPYVVLPILGSSTLRDTLGIYADTFVDPIQQIDDSDARWATMVLKGVDTRADLIRAKKIADQAALDPYEFERSAHFQRRNYLIYDGNPPLDDEDIFDDE
- the pyrC gene encoding dihydroorotase, whose amino-acid sequence is MTTQLTITKPDDWHLHLRDGPALNTTVAFSARQFQRAIVMPNLAQPIVNAERASAYRQRILDALPEKSSFQPLMTIYLTNDTSIEDIKQASQSDYIFAAKLYPAGATTNSSNGVADVSALFPVLEEMQKHDLPLLVHAEVTDTDIDIFDREKAFIDKYLTSIRKTFPELRIVLEHATTQQSVDFVLENNYTAATLTPQHLLFNRNDLLAGGIRPHNYCLPILKRETHRQALIKAATSGNPKFFLGTDSAPHATTAKENQCGCAGCFTAYAAIELYAEAFEKEGALNKLEGFSSFYGPDFYRLPRNKQTLTLSKESWQAPPSYSFGTQSLTPFRQETPLQWKMK
- a CDS encoding FmdB family zinc ribbon protein, whose protein sequence is MPIYEYQCDACKHRCEALRKISDAPLTKCPECGEDALSKLMSASGFRLKGDGWYETDFKSGKKKNLAEGSSKKSSETK
- the aspS gene encoding aspartate--tRNA ligase, yielding MMRSHYCGDINENHLGQEVEICGWVHRRRDHGGVIFIDLRDREGIVQVVFDPDRADSFATAETVRGEYVLKLKGRVRPRPEGTINPKMKTGKVELLGLELEILNRSETTPIQVDGDIEVNEETRLRYRYIDLRRPEMLEKIRLRRDVTLNLRRFLEDEGFYEIETPFLTKATPEGARDYLVPSRTHENSFFALPQSPQLFKQLLMIAGMDRYYQVVRCFRDEDLRADRQPEFTQLDIETSFMDEGEIMGLMEGMVRRLFNEVINVKLPEQFPQMTYEKAMDVYGTDRPDLRNPLVLTDVADLMAAVEFKVFSGPANSDDGRVAALRVPGASSLSRKDIDGYTKFVSIYGAKGLAYIKVNDRAAGIEGLQSPILKFLPDDVVENIMDRTGAQTGDIVFFGADKTKIVNEALGALRDKIGQDQGLLEGDWKPVWVVDFPMFDWDEKSSRWNAIHHPFTAPSCDADELKANTGKALSRAYDLVLNGTEVGGGSIRIHKTDMQQVVFDLLGMDAVESQEKFGFLLDALKYGCPPHGGMAFGLDRLVMLMSGASTIRDVMAFPKTQTAACPLTSAPATVSDAQLKELGIRLRKPPVVEEK
- the nadA gene encoding quinolinate synthase NadA; this translates as MALAIQNYSLLSDEECDQRIQAAKEKLGERCVILGHHYQRNEVFKHADVSGDSLKLSKYAAESKAEYIVFCGVHFMAEVSDILSRPEQITVLPDLAAGCSMADMANRANVERSWKELNTLINADEQVTPVTYINSAADLKAFCGQHEGIVCTSSNAQQVLEWCFEKREKILFFPDEHLGRNTGYRMGIPLEEMVVWDFNQPMGGLTKEQIENAKMILWKGFCSVHQMFQDNQIDDFKKKNPNAIVVAHPEANFEVCEKADYVGSTEAILKTVREGKANTQWLIATELNLVNRLKEEVKDQGKQVHFMSPTVAMCSTMFRTDPQHLAWVLENLAEGTVVNQIQVNDDDKQMAKKALENMLSLF
- a CDS encoding tetratricopeptide repeat protein, whose protein sequence is MKTTLYFILFACLVIFTVNIVYLSGLNSPFLFDDTSNIISNSLLRIDNLSFYSLYNSSLSGSAGPLKRPVAVLSFALNYYFAGGYVASAFKLTNIIIHCLNALLVYLLCFQLFKRINTTPNTNTAFLFASGLSLLWALHPINLTSVLYVVQRMTSLSTLFSLGCITLYLCARNRWLSQGYTWRIGCLFFASLTSLLLALFSKENAVLIPLIIILIELLLYLKEKPWSVINRLTKQQQNLGLVVIGSLFIATIWWAIDYASGGFNNRPFTMLERVLTESRVLCFYLSLILIPRINGFGLFHDDITLSTSLLSPWTTLTSIIFILSLLLTAFYYRKKNPLFALGIGWFFIGHLLESTFFPLEIAHEHRNNLPSIGIIIAVFSLIPLAKLETKKVIISIVFVALILGSTTWLRSKQWGNYQSLAYYEAEHHPNSPAIQALLSNAAHQAGDIEIATEAIKKAMTLEPNESAYALHYQNILAIHDQKIPNALQVETLRRLEHNRLTPSTQLALDQIAGCLKKEVCAPLRKNYLEWINVVIKKAPTHAVYYYMKGKAQRASGDILGALNTFQQAYDISPNFLHPLFEMADILIRLNQLEHAEQVIGWIDIANEKTHLRRDTELKQIKDILNKIKKAKSREQPT
- a CDS encoding pilin is translated as MKNLQTIKHSAQKGFTLIELMIVVAIIGILAALAIPAYQDYTIKSRVGEGASLTGAFKTAVEIYWSENGTLSGIEEANLGGASLGLTSVAGEYVSDISFGTGPILVVQLRTGTNKLGGLASASEGADGGCFVYSPTRPNNTGGNLRWEVEADDGSCDAVPAKYRPKT
- a CDS encoding sigma-54-dependent transcriptional regulator, with product MPQTLALIVDDEPDILELLEITLSRMGIASKPAHDLSEAKLLLKTHSFDICLTDLQLPDGNGLELVKHVQTHYPSTPTAVITAFGSMEVAIKALKLGAFDFVSKPVDLKSLKNLVSSAIKINDTDEPVDRRSRDQLLGDSVMMANVRAKIAKLARSQAPIYISGESGTGKELVAKLIHEKGPRANQAFVPINCGAIPHELMESEFFGHKKGSFTGAIADKKGLFQLAHGGTLFLDEIADLPLHMQVKLLRAIQEKSIRPIGSDTETVIDTRVLCATHKNLSELVEKGSFRQDLYYRINVIELPLPALRERKEDIQQLATHILQKLNTEHGNTTISLSENALKALTKYPFPGNVRELENILERAFTLCENGLIHQADLQLPETPHNIPNSITTPASSPNASGESSDAPLEDYLGTLEKEAIVNALEKTRWNKTAAAKDLGITFRALRYRLKKLGLDT